ATTGCAGTGACTAGGACATTCCAGCAGATTATCTATTTCTGTAAATGTTCCATGTCTGTTtaaaaggaatgtgtagggaatGCTTGCATTGTTCCTTACCCATTCccaataaaaattctcagcaagctTGTAATACAACAGTTTgagtctaatttcttttttcctctggaacaatattttctcattttctttcctggagtTCTATTGAGTCTCATCTCTTGAGTCTTAGGTTTATGAGTGCTGAATCATCAGTATAAAGCCAGTTtgcaaataaacagaaagcaaagcaatatattttactattttgactTACGTGCTCATATGCCATTCACTCTGAGCATTGACTTTTTACCATTTCTCATCCTGGGACATGAAGAGTATCTGTAAGCCAACCTctgtgctgggtgccaggccctCTGTCATCATTAATAAACAGTCACTGGCAGGCTTCACTTTTCTTGCTCTCTGAGTGGcatatttggaggaaaaaatgctGAAATCATTGAAAGTCAGTTGGATGGCTGTGTGATGGCTGTATCTCCTCACCAGGTCTCACCCACTGCCCCTTGATTACAGACGGTGGGGAGCAAAAGAAGGGCCTCCACTCCCGATTGTGCCTCTGACTGCCTTCTTATCTCACTGTCACCATGTGGGACTCTACAGGAAGCTCCAAATGATGGCTCTGGGAGCATGTAGCCTATCAGAGTTTCGTCTACTTGTTTTATAGTATCCTTTTCTGAATCAAGTTACTTGAAGTCTTTATGACACAAATAAGTATCCTTGACCTCTTAATCCCAGTTACCTCCTCTCTGGATAGCTGTAGTAACCTGCATGGTCTCCATATGTTCCATCTGCCCCCTCCCTACAGGGGGCCCTTTAGCtggaatgatcttttaaaaatgtacgcAACTCATGTGAGTCCTCCCACTCTCCTCCAAAACAATACCCTTGAATATTTCCTATTAATCTTGAATGAAGATTAAAATCCTCAACCTGGCCTATGGGTGCAGCAGATTCCTTTGCCCACTTAATTTTTTAGCTCATCTTGGATCATTTGCCACCCAGGCTCTGGgtctcagccacactggccttcgtTAGGTCTTAAACAGGCCATGTTCCAATCCTCCTTAGGGTTTTACACATACTGTTTCCTCTGACTGGTGTGCCTTTCATCATGTCCGACCTCCTTCACCAGGGAAGGCTCCTACTCTGTCCACACTTCAGTCCAGACATAGTTTCCTCAGGGAAACTTTTCCTGATGTCCTGGCCTAGAGTCCCCTGTTGCAAACATCCATAACCCTGTGCCACTTTTCTGTATAACACttcttaaagttttcatttatttggatggGCTTAACAATTAAGATCTTTCTTCTCCACTAAGCTTTATGAGCTCCACGAGGCAAAAACTAGATCTGTTTTTGTCTACCAGGATGTCTCTAGTTCCTGGTATCAGACATGGTGAATAACTgcaaatttgttgaatgaaagaattaaaaaatggttGGATGGTTGgaggcatctggctccctgattTAGTCTCAGATACATTCTTCATCTCAATttcataagcatttatttctcttttatcagcAGTAAGAGGATTGGAGGTAGATATTACTCTATGTACCAGATaaggtaatactttttttttcaaagatgttatttaaaacaCTGAGAAACATTGTTTAGAAGAGTGCCTATTGATCTTgtctttccaaaagaaattttgagaaaaatgaaggaaaaagcaagATCTCTTCAACTTTCACATATTAGCAACATGATTGTGATAATGATAATGAACAAAGGCCTCCCAGTCTCAGAAAGGAATGTGAACTGCGAAGTATCTGAAGGCTGACAGAGCCTGGAAATGTCTGAGAAGACGCAGGGGCAGGATGACAACTAGCAAAACAACTTGCATTAATTTAAGAAGTGGAAAAGCTTATTGGAAGCATTCTTCAAAACCCTTCAGAAactagtaaaataatattttactatgttTTCTCCAGCTCTTAAAACTTCACAAATGCAAATAcatgataaaatgtgaaaataagtatTGGCAACTAATTACATTCTCAGGGgagatttaattgaaaaataagcatatttgcACTGCTTCTTCTTAGTAAGATGTTTATGGCATCTGGTCAAAGTAgaacaaacatttgaaaatcctTTGACATAGCTGGTATTTAAAGAATAGCAATTGGCTAACATTTGTGGCTCTGTATGTTGAATATTTTGGCTCCCATTCGCTGGTATTCATTCTGAAAGATTTATAATCCTTTGGGGAGTGTGGTCAGTGACAAGAGTAGAACTAAATCCTGAAATGTGGAAAAACTAACTTTCCCTAatataaaactgttctaaaaaaaaaactctcaagtcTATGAATATGTTtccagattttcagaaaaaaagctgCTGATTTACAGAGTTTTTTTCTATAAGGATCTAACTTctcaatgataaaagaaaattttccatcCTTTGGCTTCAAAAGTGGCTTAgagatcatttagaaaaatatagtgTCTTACCTTTTGGGCATCTACCACAAGTACACAATTCCTTAAAATTGTTATGTCATTGGTTATGGTGCATATGATGAAATCAAGCACACAAGATAGAAATaatctagaagagaaaaattaagagacctcgaaatgaaataggaaagaatGACTGTGCGGAATGTGTAAGTAGGAAAGTGCtaccaaagaaaatacaatgcaAGTATAGCAGTCAAGAAAGTCCTCTATCACACACCACTGAGAACGCCAGGACAGCATGCTCTGCCTCggagtttggtgtgtgtgtgtggactctGTTGGCTTGACTGAGGCATGACATGCTGTTTGATACCTTCTTGCTTTCAAGTCATGCTTGAGTCTGAAGGCACTGCCTAAAGAACTCTATCTGAAGCTcctggtttgcatttttaaacttttcatgtgGGAGCCCACCCAGCTCTCCTCCTCCAGGTACACCAGGGGAATTTTTGGGCTCCTTTTAACccaattaaattcaacaaaagaattgttaaataattgtttctctcgctttctctttttttttttatatattatgattagcatttagattcttctttatgatttatgaaatatctgccttctgtttttaaaaagaaaggcatcAAAAGTGCTAATGTGTGTTTGAAGAGGTCCTGTACCCCAAAACAAGGGAGATTATAAAATTGAATGTAATAAGGATTTActattttatgtttcaaaatGAACTGTAGGACGATTGGTGGTGGTAAAAATTTCTCTTGATataaacaaagacattaaaagctATGGGAAGAAAACTCCTTATTTTCAATGTAAATAGTAAAGTGAAGGCTTTTGCCATTCTCAACTTCATCTTGAATATAGAGGACAGCCTGGATTACtcaggaagaaaattaatatgaaaagcaGACTGACAATGGTTTCAGCACAGGATAGTggtttgtaatatttttagaGATGTGGAGGGGCTTTTATGGACGCATTAAGAGGAAAGGCTGAAGTCTAAACCTTTCTATCTTTTTGATGCTTGCCCTCTTATAATCCCATTTcagcttattttaaaagtaacacaTCATGTTGTATTCACaaaaggatttgtgtgtgtgtgagatatgaAGGAGGAGGTTGGGCTGCTTGGATATAATTTCCACTtttgtgtaaatgtatatattgtatCTATGAACATGTATCTGTAATATAGCAATATAAAGTCATAATCAGCAAATgagaataaacatattttgtaggtgtctttcttcaaaaaggaaagagatttatttgagGCCATTCATACTGTGTTTTGAGGTAGAGACCGAAGGCCATCTTTCATGAGCACCTTTTACAAAAATAGTTTATCCTTAGCTCCATTAGAAACATTGCTCTTGTGTCTTATGAACTATTTCGGTGCTTATACTGGAACTCTTATTTACCATCCCGTCTTAATAGGAGGAGAAGTAATATGTACTATGTTGCATCCatcagaagattttttaaagcattaatgaTGGGTGGACATTGCTTAAGAATTCCTGCAATGAATTCTGATTATAATTTCCTGGTGCATCTGTTTCACTGATCAATCattacattcttttaaattctcccAGATTGTTTTACCTTAAAGGAGCCATTCCCCACTACCTTTTACAGCTGGTGATTAGCCAAGCAGACATTGATCACATGATTCTCAACACTGGGACAGCATTTTGCATGCGATACTGAAGGCTACCTTTTTGTCCTTTATCCATACACGGAGTCATCTCCAGTTCCTAATGGGCTCGCCACCTCCTTCCCAACCCCATGGCCCCTCTCCCACTTAATCCTGGTCCCAGCATGGTTTGTTGTACTGCTTCCCACAtggtttccctttcctcaggtTTTTCCCTGTTCCAGACTGTTCTACATACATCTGTGAGAATAATTTCCAGACACGGTTTGGATTGCACAGTATGCTGTTCAAGAACTCCAGGGACGGCCTGTTACCTCTGCATAAAACTTACATTCCTCAGTGGATTTCTCAAGGCTTGCCCCTCGACTCTATTTAATGTACTAATACCACCTAATGCTCTAGCTGTTTAAAGCAGACAGACCACCTTTAAATGTTGACTCTTAATTGGAATAATGTTTTATGATACTCTGTAAAGCTTTTTTGTGCTTCAACTCTACatgattcatttaacaaattataaCCCACtcggagaacttaaaaaaatttaacatgccATGTATGGGGAGACACATTTCCCAGTTCATGGATTCATAACCATTAAGGAAATTTCTATAGAAGCGTGATCTTATTTAACCTTTCCATGGCCTTGCGTTTCgtaggaaggaaaagagatagCTACAGTGATTGCATTGCGTTCAATAAAAGATTTCAACTTGGCGCAAGAGACCTGCCAGTTGGCAATCAGAGATGTTGGAGGCCTTAAAGTTTTGATAAATTTACTGGATACTGATGAATTCAGATATAAGGTGAGTGGCTTACCTCACGTGGGTGATGAGCCTTGTTCATACCTCTTTGTGCTTCTCTTTTTACTGATACGTCTCTGCTACCTCTGCCTAGTTCTTTTCTTTGCCTGCTCATCTCACTGATAGCTTGTTCCTTTTGTTCGCTGCTCTTCTCTTCTTGGCTGTGCTTTATCTTCTGGTTCATTTCCAGAACCTTTTCTATGTGCTTCTTAAATGATGAATGTTTGTCTGCATAATTGAAGGAAAATAAGGAGGCTATGTGTAACACCTGGGAACAGAaggcatttcctttaaaaacttcatgagggggatccctgggtggcgcagcggtttggcgcctgcctttggcccagggcgcgatcttggacacacgggatcgaatcccacgttgggctcccggtgcatggagcctgctcctccccttgcctgtgtctctgcctctctctctctctctctctgtgtgtgactatcataaataaattaaaaaaaaataaataaaaataaaaataaaaacttcatgagGGAAGGATTTGAGGTAgacttggaatttttaaaactctaggaCTGGTTATGTATTAAGCACTTATTTTCACCTCTAActcctattttctcatttagatTGGTTCATTAGAAATCCTAAAGGAAATCAGTCATAATCCTCAAATCAGACGTAATATTGTTGACCTTGGGGGCTTACCAATTATGGTTAATATACTTGATTCTCCACATAAGAGACTGAAATGCCTGGCAGCTGAGACAATCGCAAATGTTGCCAAGTTTAGAAGAGCCCGACGGGCAGTGAGACACCATGGAGGCATTACCAAACTGGTGAGTACCTCTGCCATTGTCATCAGCACACCACCTGCCACCAAGATGTCACCTCTCTGCTGTCCTTCCTGGCCACTCCTGGATGTTAAATAACCATAGGTGTGTTCCAGGAACCTTCTTTGGTATAACGTCCTCAAAAACTGTTTTTGTGTATTCACATTAGCAACTGGCCAGAAAACAGGTCTgatcttatttttcaaagatatatACATCTAAATAAGAGATGTAATTTACACCTACCACATTGGTAGGGagatgtttatgtgtgtgtgtaatgtcgGGAAGTGTAGTCCATGCTCTCTGCTCTGGTGAGCTCACCATGAGGACTGCCTCCCAAGGAGACTGTCAgagcaacagacatttattcaTCTCATTGTTACTTATGATAGTGACAACTGAAAACTATGTTTACCATATGAGATCAGTAAAATAATATGAAGTGTATCTCGAGGAAACATGCATCATCAGCTATcagtatataatattatataaaattatgacaGGATCAAAACCTGATTGACACATATGACTCCAATTTTCAAAGACTTACCTAACAAGTATATAACAAGTTTTCTATAAAAACAtgtgaaataaatacacaaaattgtaCGCAGGTGTTTCCTCTGAAATAACTAccaatttttcttcatatttttccatatttgccaatttattgtgtattatttttataatttaaaaaatgattatatcaaTAACTGTCACTGAAAGAAATAAGTGAACATTCTGTTCAACACTCATGTCAAGAAAACGTAGGGCATTAAGGAAATGCATTTTCATCCACCTTCCAAAGGATCTTGTGTTCCTCCTATAGCATTTACATACTGGACAGTCTCCACTTCTATAGTTTGAGTTCCTTGAGATAAGAGATGTGTCTTACTTATCTTACTGTCATCTACAGCACTTAGCCCAGTACCCTACACATATGAAAGgttaataaatatacattgaatCAATATGCATTTAATAGGAATGCATACACAGTGAAATGTGTTTAGAAATTTACTGAGAGATTCTGTGTACGGATCTTCCTTGATTTACAATGGAGTTATATGTCCAGATAAacccattgtaagttgaaaataccgtaagttgaaatgcatttaagttgaaatgcatttaatacagcTAACATACTGAATATCACAGATTAGCCTtgcctaccttaaacatgctcaaaATACTTAGCCTCTAGTTGGGCAAAattatctaacacaaagcctattttataataaagcattGATATCTCTTGTAATTTACTGAATCTGtacagaaagtgaaaacacaatggcTACAGATTGGGAACAAAATGGTTGTAACCATATCAGTTGCTTACCCTTGTGATGTTGTGGCTGACAGAGCTGAGGcttgctgccactgcccagcatcacaagaaTGTAACATACATATTACTAGCTCAGATAAAATTCCAAATAggatttctactgaatgcatatcactttCACACCatagtaaagttgaaaaataagttGAACCATCATAAATTGGGGACCGTCTGATGTCACTTGTAATCTGTAGATCACAATAGAGTGTAATTATTTGCTTCAAAAATAAGATAGATTTATGGCTGcatagatggataaatagatggTTAGCTATGAGATAAAACAAATGTGATAATGTTAATTATAGAATCTAGggaatgtatacattttttgCTGTATAATCACTGTACAACTCTTTCAGCcattgtgtatgtttgaaaatttttcataataaaatgttggggaaAGGTAATTATTAGTATGATTATCAGTGTTCTGCTTAAGTAATGAAGTAATACATTAGGCTGATGTGGCTGTCTACTGGAAttatgaataatgtatagaataaatgaataatgtaacttaaaactataaattttagtaaatttcttTTATGAGAGTCTTATATATCACATTCGGGGACTTAGAATTTGGTACCTGAATTGCAATTACTTAGTCAAGATAATGCtacacattttaatataatcttaCATGATAGCTAAGTTAGGAATGGGAAAGAAGAGTAATAGATCAACCATTAATAGACTTGTAATTACTAGGTTGAGAACACATCTGAGAAAGATCAGGATTGGTAATCCATTTTTGGTTTGCTAACAATATGAGGGTAGATGACATACAGATAAGAGTCCCTCACTAaaatgggaagagagggagatCACTCAGTACAGAGATGGAACAGTGGGCTTGTCATGACATCAGAGCAAGGGAATGGAGGTTAAAAGAAGAGCAGGCAGGAGGCCATTGACCACAGTGGGGTTTGGGCACTTAGATGGAGATAGATCTCGAAAGAGGCACACCTGGTAGAAACCTGGGCAGAAGTTAAGAATTCTGAGCAAGCAGAAAGAATGCATCCATGCAGGGAAGGATTGTAAGAACCCGGGCTGCAGATATAGTATACAAATCTTGTTAATATAAATGTAACAGccatattaatattaatacaatCTTGGTGAGATTAAATTTCTTGTAGGAAGGAAATGTAAAGGCTCCCAGATCTGGAggaagatatattttgaagggttctgtttctttgctttcacTGACTATTTCTGTGTAGTATGAAAATTAATTCGTAGaagtattcttatttttgatAGAAGTTAGCTTGGTAGCAGCCCTGTAACTGTTGTGGgaaatgttgttttattttaaagattcccacatacattgtatttatctgtttttgtagGTCGCTTTACTGGACTGTGTACAGAGTTCAGCAGAACCAGCTCAATCAAGTCTGTATAATGCCAGAGATGTGGAAGTAGCTCGCTGTGTGGCACTGGCATTATGGAGCTGTAGTAAGAGTTATGCAAATAAAGAAACCATTCATAAAGCCGGCGGCATTCCTTTGTTGGCTCACTTACTGAAGACTTCTCATGAAAACATGCTAATTCCAGTGGTGGGGACATTGCAAGAATGTGCATCAGAGGTACTCAAGCCAGCTCTGCTTcccttgttttcatttgcattaacttttttttagttgaataataatttttaagattattgtgactgctaaggatttttttttgagaagtcagCAGTTCTTTAGAGAAgatgaaactaatagaacattaaTTAAATGGTTACCTgtgtgatgtattttttaaaatgttgactaaATTCTCTTATACAGTTGTGTTAATCTTGGACTTTAGTGTTTTTTAAGAAAGTTTGTTTGGCATACTTATTAGTAAatgtaaatagatatttatattcatgcattacacatgtaaatatttaaatttaagggatccctggatggctcagtggtttagcacctgcctttggcccagggtgtgatcctggaatcctgggatcaagtcccatgtgaggctccctgcatggagcctatttttccttctgccagtgtctctgactctctttctctgtgtctctcatgaataaataaataaaatctttaaaaaaatatttaaatttgtattcttAGGAAAAGTACCGAGCTGCAATCAAAGCAGAAAGGATAATTGAAAATCTAGTCAAGAACCTAAATAGTGAGAATGAACAACTACAGGAACAGTGTGCCATGGCCATCTACCAGGTATGGTGGACTCCCCAGCAAAGTTGTGGTGTTCTTCATATAGTTAAGGTGGCATTTCTAAATATGAAGTTTCATTCTCTGGGGCTATGactcaggaatctgcatttttagcaaGAATCCCCAGGGATTTTTCTGCACACACAGGTCTGCATCACTGTGCTAATGATAGATGcctgtgtatgtgagagagagaagcctgcTCCAACATATCTTGATTATGTACATTTCTAGAAGGTACTTATATATCTTTGTCTCCTAAAACAAGTTACTTAGTGTAAAATAGCTAAATATATGCATGGTGCCTTTATATTGCTTTTCAAGTATCCTGTTCAAACATACTGATCTTGGGAAATTTATCTTCTGCCAAGACAGATGGATGATGAATGAGTGtatgcttgtgtatgtgtgtgtattcctgttgtatctttttattattttaatcttcattagCTTTTTGTGAGTTATGCATTTCATAGTACatcagaaaagggaagaaaaggtagCCTTGACAAATTAGTAGATGGCTGCTTACTGGCCATTCCAGCTTCTACCTATCAGAGAAATCAGAGCTGATTTCCTagaggaatacattttaaaatgtgcacaGTGACAGTATGCCAAAATGACAGAGTTAGAGAAAGGGGTTCATGTCAGTAGAGAATTGTATTAGTTTgcaagggctgccataacaaaataccatacactgggtgtcttaaataacagaaatttatttccttatagttctggaggttacaagtttgagatcaaggtgttgataGTATTGCTTCCTTCTGGagactctctccttggcttgtagatggtcaTCTTCATGTTCACATGTCTCCACatgttccttcctctgtgtcctaatattttcttctaaggatACCAATCATATTGGGTTAGAGCCCACTTCAGTGACcttttttaaccttaattacctctttaaagattttatcttcaaatatggttacattctgaggtacagGGGTTAGGACTTTGACATATATCAGTTTTAAGGAAACACAACTCATAACAAGGATATATATAGCCTTGACTGGCATACATGCCTCATATGAGTAATTATGAAGGATTGGTTAGAAATAGTGATTAAGTTTTTAGAAGTTGCAatgtaaaaaactgaaaatcataaatagaagataaaatggcAGGTGCCTTGTGTGCATTTACTGTGAGGATTTCTTCTAGTGGCCCTCACAGATGATGCATGACATGCATCTGTATCATGTGGCCTCACAACCAACTGTATGCCTAGGATGATAACATATATATGCACCAAATTTAGCATCTTTTTTCTCTCAAACCTGGGAATCATGATAAGCTGGGAACATCTATGCAGTACATATTTACTTCAAAAGATGACACGAACATGGATAAACATAATACTTATCTCAAAGGATAAGTATTACACAAACTTCTGGACAAATATATCTGAATATAATGCCATTTGCTGTTGATATAACTAACTGTTCAGAGCATAGGAACTCTATTAGGGAAATGCTCATCTCTTAGATTTGGGGGCAGAAGCATTGAAGATCAGGCTAAAGCTTTATCACTCAGCTATCTTTTCTATACTTTCCCGAGACTGGGGATTGCATGACTGCAGAAATTCTCTGTCCATGCATGTGGTATTCTAGATTTCTTACCaacctctctttctgtcttcatgGAAGCCCACACTACCTCAGAACAGCTTGGAAGAATTTCCAAGCATGTAGAAAGttctagacattgccaaaatCCTGTAAGGGAAGAGAGACACTGTCAGATAACTGCCAATATAAAGGAGAATTATATTTTACTTGGAGGCCCCTTCAGAAAATGATACTCTCTGAAAAGAAGTTTTGTAGCCACCAGAATGTCAGCCTCTTTAGCAATCACTGGAAGCTTGATATGCCGTCATCACTGACAGCCTCTGATTTGACTTTTTGTGTAGTGTGCTGAAGATAAGGAAACCCGTGACCTGGTTAGACTGCATGGAGGACTTAAACCCCTGGCCAGTCTGCTCAATAACACTGACAATAAAGAACGGTTGGCTGCTGTCACTGGGGCAATATGGAAATGTTCCATCAGCAAAGAGAATGCGACCAAGTAAGAGAAGCCTTTcaatattctataataaaaacaTGGCCATTGAGGAAtagctgtattcttttttttttttttttttaaagattttttttttaaatttttatttatttatgatagtcacacacagagagagagagaggcagagacaaaggcagagggagaagcaggctccatgcaccgggagcccgacgtgggattcgatcccgggtctccaggatcgtgccctgggccaaaggcaggcgctaaaccgctgcgccactcagggatcccaatagcTGTATTCTTAACTCACTGAAACTACATTGTGTATAGTGAGTCCTTCAACTAACATCTTCTCttattaatatgtaaatttttaaaaagattttatttattagagagagagagagagagagcatgagtaaggtgagggaaagaggaagagggagaagtagactctccactgagtggggagtccaacatggggtttgatcccaggatgctaagattatgacctgaggcaaaggctggcacttaaccaactgagctatccaggtgccccaatatataaatgtttctaaataaaaGTATGGATGCCTAAAATTTATGGCCATTAAACTACATTCccataatgttattttaataaagaatcgGTCCTAATATAACTCCTATAGTTTTTATACATGTACCTTCTAGACCAATTTGGCAGAATCAaggtatttttagaaatgaaagacttCTACTTCCCATCCCACCACCTGGCAATGGTTTTCTGTGCCTCACTAAAGGACTTGCTGACATAGTCTGTGTGTTgagttcttttttgggggggcagcTGTTTAAATTATAAGTATCTCTGATTTCTTGTAGAGAAAGGGTTGATGTGATGGTGAGGGGTTGAATTTCCCACTGAATCTTTAGAGATGGAAGTGgttccattctttttccttttttaaagataattgagTCAGCTGGATGCCAGTTAACCAGTTAAAGAGTagtcattttcaaattatttcattgaattttaaaatacttgtaaactgatttattttaatcttcaaattTATCTCTTCATATACTTTTAGAGTTCTTATGCCCTATGATGGATATTCTGAGGCAACCCTTCTTTGTATcaatgtgatgatttttttttaagattatatatttacctgagagagagagagagagagagaaagtatgcatgtgtggggagagggtgagagggagagagagaatctcaagcagactccccactgagcatggagcccaacttgggggcATGATCTCTGAgtgttgagatcatgacctgcactgaaatcgagagtcagatgctcaatcagctgagccacccaagtgcccctcagtgTGATGATTTAACAAGAAATTCACATCTTACTTAACagaagatagatttatttttgctttgttcatGTAAAATAGTCTCTGTGACATGGGAAAAACACTTGTAGAATAGTAGAACTGCTGACACTGTCATTTGGAAGAAGTTGTAGTTGTCTTAGAGACTGTATAGTATAGTGATTAAAGGTGCAGATGGCTAGATATGGATGCCAGCATCGCTGTGTACCAAGCTTCAAATGAGCTTTCTGAGAATGGGGATTGTGGTCGTACTTGCATCATAGGGTTTTTGTAAGGACTGAGTGAGCATATGGTTGGCATTTGGCAATTTTGTGCTATTAATATTATCAGCTGATTTTATACCAAAAGTAATATCGTTCCTCTCTTTCCCTCGCCCTatctctttttcttgtgatgaactTAGGTTTCGAGAATACAAAGCCATTGAAACTTTGGTGGGACTTTTAACTGACCAGCCTGAAGAAGTACTTGTGAATGTGGTTGGTGCATTGGGAGAATGTTGTCAGGAATATGAAAACCGTGTCCTTGTCCGGAAATGTGGTGGCCTTCAACCACTCGTAAACCTCCTTGTTGGAATAAACCAAACTCTTCTTGTCAATGTCACAAAAGCAGTTGGTGCTTGTGCAGTAGAACCTGAAAGTATGATGTAAGTAGCTTCACaactgaaagattttatttgagagtgttaGGGGAAATGCTCAGGTCATAATAGAATAGTGTCATCACTTAGAATTG
Above is a window of Canis aureus isolate CA01 unplaced genomic scaffold, VMU_Caureus_v.1.0 ptg000189l_RagTag, whole genome shotgun sequence DNA encoding:
- the LOC144309713 gene encoding outer dynein arm-docking complex subunit 2-like; this translates as EGKEIATVIALRSIKDFNLAQETCQLAIRDVGGLKVLINLLDTDEFRYKIGSLEILKEISHNPQIRRNIVDLGGLPIMVNILDSPHKRLKCLAAETIANVAKFRRARRAVRHHGGITKLVALLDCVQSSAEPAQSSLYNARDVEVARCVALALWSCSKSYANKETIHKAGGIPLLAHLLKTSHENMLIPVVGTLQECASEEKYRAAIKAERIIENLVKNLNSENEQLQEQCAMAIYQCAEDKETRDLVRLHGGLKPLASLLNNTDNKERLAAVTGAIWKCSISKENATKFREYKAIETLVGLLTDQPEEVLVNVVGALGECCQEYENRVLVRKCGGLQPLVNLLVGINQTLLVNVTKAVGACAVEPESMIIIDRLDGVRLLWSLLKNPHPDVKASAAWALCPCIQNAKDAGEMVRCFVGGLELIVNLLKSDNKEVLASVCAAITNIAKDQENLAAITDLGVVPLLSKLANTNNDKLRRHLAEAISRCCMWGRNRVAFGEYKAVAPLVRYLKSNDANVHRATAQALYQLSEDADNCITIHENGAVKV